GAGGTGCCCCGGGTCGAGCTCGACCGGATGACCGCCGGTGCGGTGCACCAGGGCCTCGCGGCGCGGGTGCCGGCGTACGAGTACGCGCACGCCGACGACTTCCTCGAGCTCGCGGACGAGCGCGGCGAGAAGCCGCTGATCGTCGCGCTCGACTCCGTGACCGATCCGCGCAACCTCGGTGCCGTGGTGCGGTCAGCCTCGGGCTTCGGTGCGCACGGTGTCGTCATTCCGGAGCGCCGTGCCGCAGGGATGACGCCGTCGGCGTGGAAGACCTCCGCCGGGGCTGCTGCACGGGTCCCGGTCGCGCAGGTCGTGAACCTGGTCCGCCAGCTGAAGGCCTACCAGGACGCGGGTTGCATGGTCATCGGTCTGGCCGCCGACGGGGAGGTCTCGCTGCCCGACCTGGATCTCGCCGACGGGCCGCTGGTCATCGTCGTCGGGTCCGAGGGCGAGGGCCTGGGACGCCTGGTCTCGGAGACCTGCGACGTGCTGGTCTCGGTACCGATGGCGTCCTCGCTGGAGTCGCTCAACGCGGGCGTCGCTGCATCGATCGCGCTCTACGCGGTGGCGGAGAAGCGCAAGGGCTGAACCCCCGACACGCGTCCATCGGCACGTGTCCCAGTTGGATCCATTGAGTTGAGCGATCTGAGAGACTTAGCCCATGCGCGTCACAGCCAAGTCCGACTACGCCCTGCGAGCACTCATCGAGATCGCTCGCCGGGACGACGCTGCCCCGGTCAGCGCGGAGGAGCTGGGACGTCTCCAGGACATTCCGCACGGCTTCCTCCAGGCAATCCTGGCCGACCTCCGTCGGGCGGGTGTGGTGATCGCCCAGCGCGGTCAGTCCGGTGGCTGGCGGATGAGCCGGGACGCCGCTGACGTGTCCGTCGCCGACGTCATCCGCGCGGTCGACGGCCCGCTGGTCTCCGTCTACGGACTGCGTCCCGAGGCGGTGAACTACAACGACTCGGCGGCCGTGCTGCAGCACGTCTGGATCGCCGGCCGGGTCTCGCTGCGCGAGGTCTTCGAGGCCGTGTCGGTGCGGCAGCTCGCGGACGGCAAGCTCCCCAAGGCGGTCACCAGCCGTACGGCGGACGACGACGCCTGGCAGTCGCACTAGGCGTTGGGCCGGACACTCCACACGGCGGCTCGTGGAGTCGGTCCGGTTT
The DNA window shown above is from Marmoricola sp. OAE513 and carries:
- a CDS encoding Rrf2 family transcriptional regulator, which codes for MRVTAKSDYALRALIEIARRDDAAPVSAEELGRLQDIPHGFLQAILADLRRAGVVIAQRGQSGGWRMSRDAADVSVADVIRAVDGPLVSVYGLRPEAVNYNDSAAVLQHVWIAGRVSLREVFEAVSVRQLADGKLPKAVTSRTADDDAWQSH
- the rlmB gene encoding 23S rRNA (guanosine(2251)-2'-O)-methyltransferase RlmB encodes the protein MAGNSARRGAIKKSGKGNPTAGSGGRVKRGLEGKGPTPKAKDRPNHKVYKANERAARAEAKRPKRRAKPGEAEWVAGRNSVVEALRAKMPVIAVYVAEGAERDARLRETFQLTSDLGISLMEVPRVELDRMTAGAVHQGLAARVPAYEYAHADDFLELADERGEKPLIVALDSVTDPRNLGAVVRSASGFGAHGVVIPERRAAGMTPSAWKTSAGAAARVPVAQVVNLVRQLKAYQDAGCMVIGLAADGEVSLPDLDLADGPLVIVVGSEGEGLGRLVSETCDVLVSVPMASSLESLNAGVAASIALYAVAEKRKG